From Synergistes jonesii:
GCGGAGGCGGCGCAATAGGCAATAGCGTGAAAGGTGCCGCTGCTTTCGCCTCCGGCGGCTGCGTCTCCGGCCCCGGCTCGGGCACGTCCGACTCCATACCGGCGATGCTCTCCAACGGCGAATACGTCGTCCGGGCGTCGGCTGTGGAGCGGCTGGGCGTGCCTTTCCTGGACAGGCTCAACTACGGCGGCACGGATATTTTCAACACCGTCAACCGCTTCGCCTCCGGCGGCTGCGTCGGCGTGCCGGTGATAAAGTCGTTGGACATGCCCGGCTTCGCCGCTGGCGGCTATGTCTCGCTCGCGGACGCTTCCATCACCGTGCCGGAGTTCCGGGCGGAGCCTGAGCGGATCGATCTGGCGGCGCTGTCCGTCCCCGCGAAGCTGCTCAAGGCGCTCGTCGCCGGGCATACCGGCGAGCGGCGGGACGAAGCGGCCGAAATGGAAGTGAACATATACGGCGACATCAATAACAGCGCCGACGAAAAGCGGCTGCTGAACAAAATGAACGCCAAGATGCGCGCGGCGCTGATGGGGGGATACTGATGGAATACCTCAGGCTGGTGAAAGACGCCGACGAATGGGCGCTCCCTCCCGACTCCTGGATAGGCTCTATGCCCGCCTCGACTCGGTCGGATACGCAGGCGCGGGCCTTTCAACACGGCTCGGTCAAGACCGGCAGCGGCAAGGTCGCCGAGCGCGTCCTGCCGCTTTCGATACTCGTTTCAGCCGCCACGCAGGCGGAATATTTAGCTAAGGTGGACGAAATCAAGCGGCGGCTGTACCGCGAAAACCAGCGGCTCTACATCGCCCCCGACCGCCACATCAACCTGGCGGTATTGGACAGCCTCGAAGAGAAATTCGACAAAGGCTTCCTGCTGCGGCAGGCGGTGCTCACGGCGGAGTACAAATGCACAGATCCCTTCTGGCACGCGCCCCCAACGACGATGACCGTCTCTGCTACCGGTGCGCCGCGCGTCTTCACCGTTTCAAACGGCGGCAACGTCGATACGGCGCCGGTGATAACGGTCACGGCCCCGGCCTCCGGCGCCGTGCCGGACGTGCGCATATCCAACGCGGCCAACGGGCGCGAGTCCGTCTTTCGCGACCCGCGGCTGGCGAACGGCGCCTCTGTGGTGATAGACAGCGCCGCTGGGACCGTCGCGCTGGCCGGCGGGAACGCCGTCAACGCCTTCTACGGTGCCTTTCCCCGGCTCGAGCCGGGGAACAACCTGCTGACTTACACCGGCGCGCGCTGCACGATACAGATCGCCTACGAGCGGAGGTGGCTGTGATGTCCTTCATATACGGCCGCCCTGACCGCTACGGGCGGCGGATATACGCGGGGAAAAGCTACGTCGGCGCGAAAAACGCCGTCGTGCTGCCGGAGATAGAGGGGCACGTCGCAGTCGACTTCTACAACGAACAGGGCGTGAAGACGTAC
This genomic window contains:
- a CDS encoding phage distal tail protein; translation: MEYLRLVKDADEWALPPDSWIGSMPASTRSDTQARAFQHGSVKTGSGKVAERVLPLSILVSAATQAEYLAKVDEIKRRLYRENQRLYIAPDRHINLAVLDSLEEKFDKGFLLRQAVLTAEYKCTDPFWHAPPTTMTVSATGAPRVFTVSNGGNVDTAPVITVTAPASGAVPDVRISNAANGRESVFRDPRLANGASVVIDSAAGTVALAGGNAVNAFYGAFPRLEPGNNLLTYTGARCTIQIAYERRWL